Proteins encoded in a region of the Nicotiana tomentosiformis chromosome 9, ASM39032v3, whole genome shotgun sequence genome:
- the LOC138898966 gene encoding uncharacterized protein has product MDHFLPAETRAGRAAEFENLKQGSKSLWEYHMEFAHLSKYAILMLPTMEARVRRFVQGLSPLIINEAAAFALNSDMNYGKMVALAQATEDHKLKNRREREGTSKSWSAASFGESLSGGKSAFRGESLGPSQSFAQSSASAPLAGSSQEQGVISGPVRVAGDPTSRADQEGDSSSSGAPHALGMGRCTQKSATWTHLYVMGAD; this is encoded by the coding sequence ATGGACCATTTCTTGCCGGCCGAGACTAGGGCAGGTCGcgccgcagagtttgagaaccttaagcaaggaagtaagagtttgtgggagtatcacatggagtttgcTCATTTATCTAAATATGCTattctcatgttgcctactatggaggctagagtgcgccggtttgtgcagggccttagccccttgattatcaatgaggccgctgcatttgccttgaattcagatatgaactatgggaaaatggtagcattagctcaagctacagaggaccaTAAATTGAAGAACAGaagggagcgagagggtaccagcaagtCCTGGTCCGCGGCCAGCTTTGGGGAGTCATTAAGTGGGGGAAAATCAGCTTTCAGGGGAGAGTCattagggccatcccagtcttttgctcagtcttcagccagtgcaccccTAGCAGGGTCCAGTCAGGAACAAGGAGTtatttcaggcccagtcagggtagcaggggaccccaccagcagggccgatcaggagggagattccagcagcagcggagccccccatgccctaggtatgGGAAGATGCACTCAGAAATCTGCTACATGGACTCACCTATATGTTATGGGtgcagattga